The following proteins come from a genomic window of Flavobacterium crocinum:
- the hxlA gene encoding 3-hexulose-6-phosphate synthase: MTKLQVAIDLLTTEAALELAGKVAPYVDIIELGTPLIKAEGLSVVTAMKAAFPDKLVFADMKTADTGALEAEMAFKAGADLVTVMGTVDDATIKGAIEAAKKYDRKVVVDTIGVKDRVQRAKEVTAFGVAFVELHAGLDEQALPGYSVQTLIGEGREAKVPFSVAGGVNIDTIKDVVSAGATVAVAGGAIYGAADPAAAAKALKEAISTVTA, translated from the coding sequence ATGACAAAATTACAAGTTGCAATTGATTTACTTACTACAGAAGCAGCATTAGAACTTGCCGGAAAAGTAGCGCCTTACGTTGATATTATAGAATTGGGTACGCCTCTTATTAAAGCCGAAGGTCTTAGCGTTGTAACAGCTATGAAAGCAGCTTTCCCGGATAAATTGGTTTTTGCTGATATGAAAACGGCAGATACCGGAGCTTTGGAAGCAGAAATGGCTTTTAAAGCAGGTGCTGATCTTGTTACCGTAATGGGAACTGTTGACGACGCTACTATTAAAGGTGCTATAGAAGCAGCAAAAAAATACGACAGAAAAGTTGTTGTTGATACTATTGGAGTAAAAGACAGAGTACAAAGAGCTAAAGAAGTTACCGCTTTTGGAGTAGCTTTTGTGGAACTACACGCAGGTCTGGACGAGCAGGCTTTACCTGGATATTCTGTACAAACACTTATCGGTGAAGGAAGAGAAGCAAAAGTTCCTTTTTCTGTTGCGGGCGGTGTAAATATCGATACCATAAAAGATGTTGTTTCAGCTGGTGCAACTGTAGCTGTAGCAGGTGGTGCTATTTATGGTGCTGCTGATCCGGCTGCTGCCGCTAAAGCATTAAAAGAAGCTATAAGCACTGTTACTGCATAA
- the hxlB gene encoding 6-phospho-3-hexuloisomerase translates to MNNNSLINQNLKTILEENLKLADQINPQEIDALVNKIKLANRIFFMAAGRSGLALKMAAMRFMHLGYNVYVAGETTTPAILENDLLILASGSGTTSTVISAAEKAKKQNVAVVAITADSKSKLAEIADSILLINAATKTDFGVSVSQQYAGSLFEQFTLLILESIFMSLWQESGLTKEDLWPKHANLE, encoded by the coding sequence ATGAACAACAATAGCTTGATAAACCAAAATCTTAAGACCATTTTAGAAGAAAACCTAAAATTGGCAGATCAGATCAATCCTCAGGAAATTGATGCATTGGTGAACAAAATTAAATTGGCCAACAGAATCTTTTTTATGGCGGCCGGCAGAAGCGGACTTGCCTTAAAAATGGCTGCTATGCGTTTTATGCACCTGGGGTACAACGTATATGTGGCAGGCGAAACCACTACTCCCGCTATTCTTGAGAACGACCTGCTTATTTTAGCATCTGGATCCGGCACCACTTCTACTGTGATCTCCGCAGCAGAAAAGGCAAAAAAACAAAATGTTGCAGTTGTCGCCATTACAGCCGACTCAAAAAGCAAACTGGCAGAAATAGCAGATAGTATACTACTTATTAACGCTGCAACTAAAACAGACTTTGGTGTTTCTGTTTCTCAACAATATGCAGGAAGCCTTTTTGAACAATTTACATTATTAATACTGGAGAGCATTTTTATGAGCCTTTGGCAGGAATCTGGTTTAACCAAAGAAGACCTTTGGCCTAAACACGCTAATCTGGAATAA
- a CDS encoding helix-turn-helix domain-containing protein, producing MDLKRFNLKQNIQKKEDKNLSFRVFDIDNSNINEYLNPHKNDHFFILIVEKGKIDIHIEDNVFNLKSEKISIVFPDQINFISNPDSDLKAKIILFEEVLFCSDILKNELSPYNVNLSANLNCNALNTEEFQHALTLVESIQTIYNSPTLVKKEQARFYIKIFLLGLIESIHGQHPILHQKTNQHVYIAFKKLLNEEFKNQRTVQYYAERLGITPKKLNEITKKHCSETAINAIHNRILKEIKRQLLFSDLSHKEIAFNLGFSSPSALNKFVKSKLKETPTELQNELSQIYNA from the coding sequence ATGGATTTAAAAAGATTCAACCTTAAACAAAATATTCAAAAAAAAGAAGACAAAAATCTCTCTTTCAGAGTTTTTGACATAGACAATTCAAACATTAACGAATATCTGAATCCACACAAAAATGATCACTTTTTTATTCTAATAGTAGAAAAAGGAAAAATTGATATTCATATTGAGGATAATGTTTTTAATCTAAAATCAGAGAAAATATCAATTGTATTCCCAGACCAAATTAACTTCATCTCCAATCCAGACAGCGATCTGAAAGCTAAAATTATTTTGTTCGAAGAAGTTTTATTCTGCTCTGACATATTGAAAAATGAATTAAGTCCTTATAACGTCAATTTATCAGCGAATCTTAACTGTAACGCGCTGAATACAGAAGAATTTCAACATGCTTTGACACTTGTAGAAAGCATTCAAACGATTTACAATAGTCCAACACTGGTCAAAAAAGAACAGGCGCGCTTTTACATCAAAATATTTTTATTGGGACTTATTGAATCTATTCACGGCCAGCACCCAATATTGCATCAAAAAACGAATCAGCATGTTTATATTGCTTTTAAAAAACTGCTTAACGAAGAGTTTAAAAACCAACGAACAGTGCAGTATTATGCAGAAAGACTCGGTATAACGCCTAAAAAACTCAATGAAATAACCAAGAAGCACTGTAGTGAAACGGCTATTAATGCCATTCATAACAGGATTTTAAAAGAAATCAAAAGACAGCTTCTGTTCTCCGACCTTTCTCATAAAGAAATCGCATTTAATCTTGGTTTCAGCTCTCCATCCGCTTTGAATAAGTTTGTGAAATCAAAACTTAAAGAAACCCCAACCGAACTTCAAAACGAACTCTCACAGATTTATAACGCATAA
- a CDS encoding GAF domain-containing hybrid sensor histidine kinase/response regulator, which yields MRNAPLSMPHTESERLEILKRYSNMLETLPGHAFDDATSLVSYICSVPIAYIAFIDENRQWFKSEIGLGFSPVPREITFSRFTIMDSSLVEIHDTLLSERFKDDPDVKGGLKIRFYAGMPLITPEGYAVGVLCAADHEPRTLNESQRRALHIVARHVITTLELGIKNNELLGQKKIAESAIIAKESFLANMSHEIRTPLNAVIGFTELLAGTRLDKQQRVFVQDVQTAGDNLLLIVNDILDLSKIESGGLSLELQPFNLKKSLRHVYDLLKVKVAHGVEFNLFLDAELPEIITGDQGRLNQIMVNLAGNALKFTTEGEVTISVKNKGETEHDYLIRFSVKDTGIGIPKEHLESIFERFTQAQEDITRKFGGTGLGLSIVKELVELHNSRIQVKSREGAGSEFYFTAAYKKPTNEKKKPKILPVNDLGRLKILLLEDNRLNQKLTQNVIEGFGFEIDTAENGDQGIELLSENRYDLILMDLQMPVRDGYQTTHYIRNELKNEIPIIAMTAHSLAGEQHRCLNAGMDGYVPKPFKQHELLEAIKQALKKERRPFIAPKADLSAIEQTDLIKPGWKKEVTSQFIQKAPSELKELQQAVYRNDFRIVLQTAEQLQVWLHLFLLKGLSTELSFIEEQARKKEFTAETADYLNILHCSIQEIIKELQKENDS from the coding sequence ATGAGAAATGCCCCTTTATCCATGCCTCATACTGAATCCGAACGTCTAGAAATTTTAAAGCGTTACAGCAATATGCTGGAGACTCTTCCGGGACATGCTTTTGATGATGCCACTTCTTTGGTATCCTATATCTGTAGTGTACCCATTGCATATATAGCTTTTATAGACGAAAACCGCCAATGGTTCAAATCTGAAATTGGTCTTGGGTTTTCTCCTGTTCCTCGCGAGATTACTTTTAGCCGTTTTACTATAATGGATTCTTCTCTGGTCGAAATCCACGATACGCTGCTCAGTGAACGTTTTAAAGATGATCCTGACGTTAAAGGCGGCCTCAAAATCAGGTTTTATGCAGGAATGCCTTTAATTACTCCGGAAGGCTATGCCGTTGGGGTTTTATGCGCTGCTGATCATGAACCCAGAACGCTTAATGAAAGTCAAAGAAGAGCGCTTCATATCGTAGCACGACATGTTATTACAACCCTTGAACTTGGAATAAAAAATAATGAACTACTCGGACAGAAAAAAATTGCTGAAAGTGCCATAATAGCTAAAGAATCTTTTTTGGCCAACATGAGTCACGAAATCAGAACGCCCCTTAATGCGGTTATTGGATTTACTGAGCTTCTGGCAGGAACCCGCCTTGATAAACAGCAGCGTGTTTTCGTACAGGATGTACAAACGGCCGGAGATAATCTTCTGCTCATCGTTAATGATATACTGGATCTTTCCAAAATTGAATCAGGCGGACTTTCACTTGAATTACAACCTTTCAATTTAAAGAAGTCGCTCCGCCATGTTTATGATCTTCTAAAGGTAAAAGTTGCCCATGGTGTCGAATTCAACCTGTTTCTGGATGCTGAACTGCCTGAAATTATCACAGGCGATCAGGGAAGGCTGAATCAGATAATGGTAAATCTGGCAGGAAATGCACTTAAATTTACTACCGAAGGAGAAGTAACTATATCTGTTAAAAATAAAGGAGAAACAGAACATGATTATCTGATACGGTTCTCGGTTAAAGATACTGGAATCGGAATTCCCAAAGAGCACCTGGAAAGCATCTTCGAACGATTTACACAAGCTCAGGAAGACATTACCAGAAAATTTGGAGGAACTGGTCTGGGGTTGAGTATTGTCAAAGAATTAGTAGAACTGCACAATTCCAGAATACAGGTTAAGAGCCGTGAAGGAGCAGGATCAGAATTTTATTTCACAGCTGCTTACAAGAAACCGACTAATGAGAAAAAGAAACCCAAAATACTTCCTGTAAACGACCTTGGCAGGCTTAAAATACTACTGCTGGAAGACAATCGTCTCAACCAGAAACTCACGCAGAATGTCATTGAAGGATTCGGATTTGAAATTGATACTGCCGAGAATGGAGATCAGGGAATTGAACTACTTTCTGAAAACCGCTATGATTTAATATTAATGGATCTTCAAATGCCTGTTCGTGACGGTTATCAAACTACGCATTATATTCGTAATGAACTCAAAAATGAAATTCCTATTATAGCTATGACCGCACATTCTCTTGCCGGTGAACAACACCGCTGTCTGAATGCCGGAATGGACGGTTATGTACCAAAACCTTTTAAGCAGCACGAACTTCTCGAAGCAATTAAACAAGCATTAAAAAAAGAGCGACGTCCTTTTATTGCGCCCAAAGCTGATTTATCTGCAATTGAACAAACTGACCTTATAAAACCCGGCTGGAAAAAAGAAGTGACTTCTCAGTTTATCCAGAAAGCTCCTTCCGAACTAAAAGAACTACAACAAGCCGTTTACCGAAATGATTTCAGAATAGTATTGCAAACTGCCGAACAGCTTCAGGTATGGTTGCATCTGTTCCTGCTAAAAGGCCTAAGCACAGAACTCTCTTTTATAGAAGAACAGGCCCGCAAAAAAGAATTCACTGCTGAAACTGCCGACTATCTAAATATATTACACTGCAGCATTCAGGAAATCATAAAAGAATTGCAAAAAGAAAATGACAGTTGA